The genomic segment CCTCAAGGGTTTTCCAGCCGGCCTCCCACATGTCCTTATCCTTGAGTTGTTTCGCATTGATCCAAAACCGCGTGTCCGGATCGCAGGACGAAACTAATTCGGCAAACACCCATTTACCTTCATTGCGACGATTCATGACTTGGAAATGACGCCATCCCCAGGTTTTTTGAGTGGCTGTCCATTTTGAACCAAGTAAATGCGGATATCGTTGTTTTGTTTTTTTTGCCATAACGAATGGAGAAAGTGAATTAACCTCAAAATATAAGTTAATTGTTTTGGTGATCCTGCGCAGAACCCTATGATTTTATTGCTGCCGATTAAATGGATAGTGATCCAATGCATGCTTTTTCTGGTGATGGTGGCGATCGAGGCAGCGATCTTGCATTACATCGAAGGGGTGGCTAAGCGAGACAGCATTATCTATTTATTTTTAGTGAATTTATTTTCGTTTAACTTTGGTTGGCTCATCGTTTCCCTGACGTTTTATCTATTCGAAGGTACAAATATCCAAGACGATATTTTGGGGTACATGCTGTTGGGTATTGTCAGTGAAAAGCTACTGGCGGATATTGCGGTGAATCCATTTTCTGATCCGTTGTTGCCTGCAATGGTGTTGTACTTCGGGGCGATATTTTATTTTGAGCTAAAGGCGCTGACGCTGCTCCGCACTTTTGTGTTACCGACGGGGGAACAAATTGAAGACATTGATCTAAAATTACCGCAGTGGGCAGATCGCTTACTAGTAGTGGTTTTATCTAAAGATTTACGCTTGATTATGACGGTTTTTATCGCGAATTTTGTCAGTCATACGGTTGCGGGAATTTTGATTTTTATTACGCAATCTTAGGATTTTGGATCAAAGGCATCGCGTAAACCATCGCCGAGGTAGTTCAGGCTCAACACTGTTAGGAAAATAGCGAGTCCCGGAAATAGTGCCATATGGGGAGCAGAGGTCAGAAAATTCTGGGCATCGTAGAGCATTCTGCCCCAAGTGGGCACGTCGGGCGGAAAGCCTAAGCCGAGGAAGCTGAGGGTGGATTCGGTGATGATGGCGTTACCGACGGAGAGGGTGGCCGCGACAATGATCAGGCTCATGAGATTCGGGA from the [Limnothrix rosea] IAM M-220 genome contains:
- a CDS encoding TIGR02450 family Trp-rich protein; protein product: MAKKTKQRYPHLLGSKWTATQKTWGWRHFQVMNRRNEGKWVFAELVSSCDPDTRFWINAKQLKDKDMWEAGWKTLEEMNSEPEVPFWQE